In Streptococcus pneumoniae, the sequence AGTCTATGGGGATCAGTGAATATATTTGCGATGATCATAGGAATCAAACCAATACTTGGCCCCACATAAGGAATTAAATTGGCTACACCAGAAAAAATGGCAAAAACTAAAGCATATTTTAAACCAATAATACTATAGCCAATATAAGCCAAACAACCTATAATGATTGCGTCAATCGAAACTCCACTAATATAGCGAGCAATCGTCGCATTTAAATTCTTTAATAAGCCTGCAATATGCAAGCGATCCCTCTTTAGAATCGTTCTTTCAAGCATGGGCAAGAATTTATGTCCATCTAATAAGAAATAAACCAAAAAAACTGGAGTCATAATCAAAATCAAAACAGTACTGATAAGAGCTGACAAGACGCTCCCCACACTATTTGATACGCTATTTAGGATATTTTGAAGAATATCAACATAGGATAAGTTTAACTGCTGAATTGTAGCTTCTACATCCAAATTCTGGAGCGCAGGATAATTAGATAAGTCTATGATTAAGTCTTGTACTCGACTATAAATAGTTTGACTAGATATAATCAAACTAGATAACTGATTAATCAAAATAGGTAAGAGATAGACAACACCTATGACCATTCCCCAGACCAAAGTACACAAGGTAATTAAAATACCAAGCAAACGATTGAGTTTACAGACTTTATTTAAGAAAGTAACAATAGGGTTTGTCAAATAATAAAGAAAGCCCCCTAATAAAAATGGAATCATAATTGTATTAAGCACGCTAACAAAAGGGTTAATCAAAGATCCCATCTGTCTCCATAGGTAAAAGATGATGGTTAAGAGTAAAATTTCTGTGGTCCAAAAAAATAATTTATTTCTACGAAACATGAGTTACCTCCCTCACTTTATTTTACCATATTTTCAAAAAGCTTAACAGATGAATTATTAAAGCAAGAATATTTTTTTTCTTTATGATAGAATAAGACTACTATGAAAAAAATATTTTTAACTTTGTTAACTGTCTCTCTTTTAGGGGGTGTTTCTACTGCTGTTGCTCAAGATTTTACCATTGCCGCTAAACATGCGATTGCTGTTGAGGCAAATACTGGTAAAATTCTCTATGAGAAGGATGCAACGCAACCTGTCGAAATTGCTTCCATAACAAAATTGATTACTGTTTATCTAGTCTATGAAGCTTTGGAAAACGGAAGTATTACCCTCTCCACTCCTGTAGATATTTCTGATTATCCTTATCAATTGACGACAAATTCTGAAGCCAGTAATATTCCTATGGAGGCCCGTAATTATACTGTCGAAGAGTTGCTTGAAGCAACTCTGGTATCTAGTGCCAACAGCGCCGCTATTGCCCTAGCTGAGAAAATTGCTGGCTCAGAAAAAGATTTCGTCGATATGATGCGGGCAAAACTCTTGGAATGGGGAATTCAGGATGCCACTGTTGTCAATACGACAGGTCTTAACAATGAAACTCTAGGGGATAACATTTACCCAGGTTCTAAAAAAGATGAGGAAAATAAGCTTAGTGCTTATGATGTCGCTATCGTTGCTCGCAACCTCATCAAAAAATACCCACAAGTCTTAGAAATCACCAAAAAACCTTCTTCTACTTTTGCTGGGATGACAATCACTTCAACCAACTACATGTTAGAAGGTATGCCTGCTTACCGTGGTGGTTTTGATGGGCTAAAAACAGGAACAACAGATAAGGCTGGAGAGTCTTTTGTTGGTACTACTGTCGAAAAAGGCATGAGAGTCATCACAGTTGTTTTAAATGCAGATCATCAAGACAATAATCCTTACGCTCGATTTACAGCTACATCTTCCCTAATGGATTATATTTCTTCTACATTTACACTTCGCAAAATCGTTCAACAAGGCGATGCCTATCAAGATAGCAAAGCCCCTGTACAAGATGGAAAAGAAGATACAGTAACTGCAGTGGCTCCAGAGGATATCTATCTAATCGAACGTGTTGGGAATCAATCTTCTCAATCTGTTCAATTCACACCTGATTCCAAAGCAATCCCAGCACCACTTGAAGCTGGAACAGTGGTTGGCCATTTGACTTATGAAGACAAGGACTTGATTGGTCAAGGTTACATCACCACAGAGCGCCCTAGTTTCGAAATGGTAGCAGACAAGAAAATTGAAAAAGCCTTCTTCTTAAAAGTTTGGTGGAATCAGTTTGTCCGCTTTGTTAACGAGAAATTATAAAAAATCGCGATTTTAAACCGCGATTTTTTGATACAAGTTCATCTTCAAAATCAAAGAACAAACTAGGAAGCTAGCCGCAGGTTGCTCAAAACACTGTTTTGAGGTTGTAGATGAAACTGACGAAGTCAGTAACCATACATACGATAAGGCGATGCTGACGTGGTTTGAAGAGATTTTCGAAGAGTATAAAATCAAATTTTATCCAACTGATCCCTCCATTTCATAGCTAATCAAGCGGTTCAGCTCAACTGCGTATTCCATTGGAAGTTCTTTTGTAAAGGGTTCTACAAATCCCATGACAATCATTTCAGTTGCCTCAGATTCTGACAATCCACGGCTCATGAGATAATACAATTGCTCTTCTGAAATCTTAGATACTTTGGCTTCGTGTTCCAAAGCCACTTGCGAGTTGTGAATTTCATTAAATGGAATAGTATCTGATGCTGACAAGTCATCCATGATAATGGTATCACATTCAATGTGGGAAACAGATTTCTTAGAGTTCTTGTTAAAGGTGACTTGTCCACGGTAGTCAACCTTTCCTCCACCTTTAGCGATGGATTTAGACACAATAGACGAGCTGGTATGTGGAGCATTGTGAATCATCTTAGCACCCGTGTCTTGGTGTTGCCCTGCATTAGCAAAGGCGATAGAGAGCATGGTACCACGCGCTCCTTCTCCATCAAGGTAAACAGATGGATATTTCATAGTCGTTTTGGCACCCAAGTTTCCATCAATCCACTCAACAGTGGCATCCTTTTGAGCCTTAGCACGCTTTGTTACCAAGTTATAGACGTTATCAGACCAGTTTTGGATAGTTGTATAACGCATATAAGCTCCGTCCAAAGCAAAAATTTCTACAATGGCAGCGTGTAAGCTATTGCTTGAATATGTTGGTGCTGTACATCCTTCTACGTAGTGGACGCTTGCTCCCTCATCAACGATAATCAAGGTACGTTCGAACTGACCTATATTTTCGTTATTGATACGGAAATAAGTTTGAAGTGGAATATCTACCTTGACACCTTTTGGCACGTAGATAAAAGTTCCACCCGACCATACTGCTGAGTTGAGGGCTGCCAACTTGTTATCAGTCGGCGGTACCAACTTCGCAAAGTATTGTTTAAATAAGTCTGGGTATTCCTTGAGTGCGGAATCTGTATCTGTAAAGATAATACCTAATTTTTGGAACTCTTCCTTCATGTTGTGGTAAACCACTTCTGACTCGTACTGGGCAGAAGCCCCTGCTAAATAAGCACGTTCAGCTTCTGGAATCCCGATACGTTCAAAGGTTTCTTTAATCTTTTCAGGTACATCATCCCAAGAACGGGCTGGTTTGTCAGATGGTTTTTGGTAGTAGATTAAGTCATCAAAGTCAATCTCTGACAAGTCTGCTCCCCAAGTTTGCATGGGCATTTTTTTGAAGGTTTCATAAGACTTCAAACGGAACTCCAACATCCACTCAGGCTCACCCTTAGCAGCAGATAATTCACGAATAACACCTTCGTTGAGTCCTTTTCCTGTCGATAAGACAGGCTCTACATCGTCATGGAAACCAAATTTATATTCACCAAGGTCAATTGGTTTTGGTTCTACTCTTTCTTCAGCCATAATATCCTTTCTTTCTTCATTTCTAATAATTCATAAGACAAAAGAAACTTGTCTTACTGTTTTTCTTGATTTTCAATTGTTTTCTTAAGGGCATTCCAAGCTAGGGTTGCACACTTGATTCTTTGAGGGAATTTGGCAACACCTGACAAGAATGCCGCGTCTCCAAGTTGGTCTTGACGCTCATCTTTTTGCCCTTGAACCATTTCAGAAAAAATAGTCGCCAGTTCTAAAATTTCTTGTTTGGTTTTTCCTAAAACGGCATCTGTCATCATACTAGCAGAAGCAGTTGAAATCGTGCATCCTGAATTTAGAAAAGCAATATCTTCCAAACGGTCCTCTGCATCAAACTTGACAGAGAGGTTGATGACATCCCCACAAGTCGGATTGTTGAGACTGATTTGCTCAGCGTCTTCTAACTTCCCTTGGTGATGTGGATTTTTCGAATGGTCTGCTACCACTGCCATATAAAGGCTATCTAGTTTAGAAAGTGCCATTGAAAAACTCCTTTGTCTTTTGTAGGGCATCGACTAGTTTGTCGCAATCTGCCTTGGTATTGTAGATATAAAAACTTGCACGAGCTGTTGCTGGGACTTCCAAATACTGAAGCAAGGGTTGCGCACAATGGTGACCAGCACGAACAGCCACTCCTTCATAATCCAGAGCCGTCGCAAGATCGTGAGGATGGAGATCACCTAGGTTAAAGGCAATAACACCCGAACGTTGAGCCAAATCCTGAGAACCGTAAATGGTCAATCCCTCAATTGCCTGCAGTTTTGGATAGACGTACGCAATCAATTCCTGTTCATGAGCTTCAATGGCATCCATACCAATCTTTTCCAGATAATCAACTGCAGTCGCAAGTCCAATAGCTCCTGCCATATTTGGCGTTCCAGCCTCAAATTTCCAAGGCAATTCCTTCCAACTAGCAGATTGCTCGTAGACAAAATCAATCATCTCGCCGCCAAATTCTACTGGAGACATTTGCTCAAGATACTTTTCTTTGCCGTAAAGGACACCGATACCAGTCGGACCAGCCATCTTGTGAGCCGAAAAGGCGAAAAAGTCCAGATCCAAGTCCTGGACATCAATCTTCATATGAGGTGTAGATTGAGCACCATCCACTACCATGATTGCCCCAACTTGGTGGGCTAATTGAGTGATTTCCTTGATCGGATTGACCACACCAAGAACATTGGAGGCATGAGCTAGGGAAACAAATTTAACCTTATCAGTCAATTTAGCTCGCAAATCCTCCATATCCAAGGCACCGTCTTTAAGATAGACATAGACAAGCTCTGCTCCAGTCTTTCGACAAGCTTCCTGCCATGGAATGATATTAGAATGGTGTTCCATTACTGAAATCAAGACCTGGTCTCCCTCAGTGAGAATTTCCTCAGCAAAGCGTGCCACCCAGTTAAGGCTGGTTGTCGTTCCTCTGGTAAAGAGAACTTCCTTTGTAGAGCCTGCATTAATAAACTTACGAATGGTTTCACGAGCAGCTTCATAAGAAGCTGTCGCTCGTTCCGCTAAGGTATGGACACCACGGTGAACATTGGCATTGTCCTGCTCATAGTAGCTGTTAATAGCTTTCAGAACTACTAGTGGTTTTTGTGTCGTCGCAGCATTGTCCAGATAGACCAGAGGTTCATCATTGACAATCTGATCTAAAATTGGAAAATCCTTGCGAATCGCTTCTACATCTAACATAGGCTGCCCCTTAGCGTTTTGACAATTTCTCTTCGATAGTTGCAATCATTTCATCACGAACTTCCTTGACTGGAATCTCCACGATAACAGATCCAAGGAAACCACGAACAACCAAACGCTCTGCAGTTGCCTTATCCAATCCACGACTCATGAGGTAATACATGTCTTCTGGATCAACTTGTCCGATAGACGCTGCGTGTCCTGCAGTGACATCATTTTCATCAATCAAAAGAATTGGGTTAGCATCTGAACGCGCTTGGTCTGAAAGCATGAGAACACGGCTCTCTTGTTGCGCATCTGCTCCCTTAGCACCCTTGATGATGTGGCCGATACCATTGAAAGTCAAAGTTGCTTTTTCAAGGATAACCCCATGTTGTAGGATATTTCCGATAGAGTTGCAGCCATAGTTAGTTACACGAGTATCAATCCCTTGTACCTGACGACCACTTGAAAGAGCTACAACCTTGAGGTCAGCATGGCTACCATTACCAATCAAGTCACTATCAAAATCAGCAACGACATTTCCTTCGTTCATGACACCGATAGCCCAGTCAATACTTGCATCGTTGCCTAATTTACCACGACGGCTAATGTAGGCAGTGACGTTTTCACCTAGACGGTCGATAGCAGCAAACTTGACTTGCGCACCAGAACGTGCAATCACTTCCACTGTGATATTGGCAGTTACTTTGTCACTTCCTTCACCGCGTGACTCTAAACGCTCCAGATAACTAATCTTAGAATTTTTACCAGCGATAATCATAATATGCTTGTTAAACGGCACATTGCTATCGCTATCTTGGTAGAAAATTCCTTCAATTGGCTCTGTGATTTCTACGTTATCTGGAATATAGAGTACAGCACCACTGTTAAAGTAAGCTGTGTGGTAAGCCGCCAACTTGTCATCATCATACTTAACAGATGACATGAAGAATTCTTCGATCAGCTCTGGAATTTCTTCTAAAGCTGAGTGAAAGTCTGTGAAGACAACACCCTGTTCAGCTAACTCAACTGGAGTTTGTTCGAAAACAGTTTGAGTTCCTACTTGCACCAACTTCAAGTGATGATCTAAAGCTGTGAAATATGGAACATTTGCTGATGGCTCATTTTCTGTAATCGTTCCATCACCCAGATTCCAACGGTGGAATTTGACACGCTCAATAACTGGTAATTCCAAAGTCTCAATCTTGTCAAAAGCTTTTTGACGGAGATCAGCCAACCAGCTTGGTTCAGCGTGCATTTCTGAAAAAAGTTTAATATTTTCTCTAGTCATTTACTTCTCCTAAAAGATACGAGGGAATTACAATTCTTCCTTGTAGTCGTAGCCAAGTTCTTCAGCTAGTTTTGCGTATCCTTCACGTTCCAAACGCGCAGCCAATTCTGGACCACCAGAAAGGACAACACGACCTTCCATCATCACGTGTACCACATCAGGTGTGATATAGTTCAAAAGACGTTGGTAGTGAGTGATGATCATAGCACCAAAACCTTCACCACGCATGGCATTGACACCTTTAGACACAACTTTAAGAGCGTCAATATCAAGACCTGAGTCAATCTCGTCCAAAAGAGCAAATGTTGGCTCCAACATCAAAAGTTGAAGAATTTCATTGCGTTTTTTCTCACCACCAGAGAAGCCTTCGTTGAGGTAACGCTCTGCCATTTCTTCTTTCATGTTGAGCAATTCCATTTTTTCATCTAGCTTAGTAATAAACTCACGAACTGAAATCTTCTCATCATCTTCTTTACCCGCATTCATAGCGGCACGAAGAAACTCAGCATTGGTAATTCCAGGGATTTCTGATGGGTATTGCATAGCAAGGAAAAGTCCCATACGCGCACGCTCATCCACTTCCAACTCAAGGATGTTTACGCCATCAAACAAAACTTCACCTTTAGTTACTTCATAGTTTGGATTTCCCATGATAGCGGCAGAAAGAGTCGATTTACCTGTACCATTTGGTCCCATGATAGCGGCAATTTCTCCTGTTTTCAGGGTCAGGTTAACCCCTTTTAAAATTTCTTTTCCTTCAATCTCAACGTGAAGATCTTTGATCTCTATTACTGACATGATAGTTCCTTTCTTTTTCAAAACTTTTACAGTACTTACTAGAAAAACGTCTGATTTCCCCAGAAATAGAGCAAAAATTCTATAAATATACTTTTCTAGTATAACAAAAAAAAGCCTAAAAGGCTTTGATTTTGTCTGGAAGCTGAGGGCTAGTCTTTCCTATTAAAATGCTGATCGATGACATCAACAATTTTACCCATCACATAACTGACTCGGAAATTTCTAAAGAGTAAAATTGCCCAAAAGGCTGCCATAATATAGCGGCCAGTCATCCAGGCTTCATTGAAAAAATAGGTCTCAGCAGCTGTAAATAGCGCCATAATAATAAATTGTTGTTTATTCATAAACTTATTGTATCATGAAATCTTTCTTTAGTCTTCCTCTACCTTCACTTTATCAGCCAAAAATTCAAATCCTTCTGGAATCAGGCTTTCTTCTACTTCTTTTTCAGTTTGAGAAGATTTGGCTTTGGCTGAAAAGGCTGCGCGAACTTCTTTCCATTCCTCCATGGAAATAGCTAAAATCTCAGGTGAAAAACCTGCCGCCTGACTGAGGATATTACCAAACATGGTATTGAGATTGTCTCGTTTCATAGTTTGACCAGCATTGAAGTTAGACTCAAAAGCAAGAATAGCATGGTGTTCATTGGCAGCAACCGGTTGAGAACCAACTAGCAGAGCCTTGTCCGGCCCACCTAGACTTTCAATTACCTCTCCCCAGGCATTCTGCAAACGAATTAGATTTTGACGTGCTAAATCAGGATTTTCGACGGCCTCTTGTAAGATAGATTGCACTTTATTGCGATCGACACGATAGACTGTTTTGCCCGTAGCTGGTCGACTAGGAGCTGGTGCAACTTGTTTAGGAACCGCACCTGCATTAGAAAGCTCTTGTTTGAGACGGGCAACTTCCTGTCTCAGCGTAGCAATTTCATTTTCAACCGCTCCTGATAGAGCTGGTTCGGGCTTGATTTCCGCCAAACGGACGGTCATCATTTCAGCATAAATCTTGGGCTGCAAACTAGACTTAATATCTGCTAAATTCACTGTTGCTAAGCGAATCATTTCAAACAGATTTTTTTGAGGAAGTGCCAAATTTTCTACAAAGACTGAACTATGATGAGTATTTTCTCCCCCTGTTTGAACAATTAACAAGTCTCTTAAATAGTGCAAAAGATCGGTCACAAAACGAGTCATGCTCTTACCATTGTCAAAAAGAAGATTCAAGCAAGACAAAGCTTTGGGAACATCCTGTTGAGACAAGGCCGCCACATAATCATCCAAGGCTGATAGGCTAATGGTGCCAGTAATTTCTTCAGAGATAGCAGTCGTCAGCTCATTTCCCTGTGTCAAACTCAGGGCTTGATCCAAAATAGACAAGGCGTCCCGCATTCCACCTTCCGCCCGTCTGGCAATGATTTCCACAGCCTCTGGTTCAGAACTGATATTTTCTTTTTCTAAGATATAGTGAATATGTTCCTTAATATCCTGTGTCTTAATTGATTTAAACTCAAAACGTTGCACACGGGATAGAATAGTAGCAGGAATCTTGTGCAATTCAGTAGTGGCCAAAATAAAGACTACATTCTGTGTTGGTTCTTCCAGCGTCTTTAGGAGGGCATTAAAAGCCCCTGTAGACAGCATGTGAACCTCATCTATGATATAAACCTTATAACGAGCAAGGCTAGGCGCATAGGTAGATTTATCACGAATTTCGCGAATTTCATCTACCCCATTATTAGAAGCTGCATCCATTTCAATGACATCTTCTAAACTACCGTCCGTCACTGCTTGACAAATATAGCAGTTATTGCAAGGTTCGCCACCCACTTGATTGGGACAGTTCATAGCCTTGGCAAAGATTTTAGCAACACTGGTTTTTCCCGTTCCACGAGGACCAGAAAAAAGATAAGCGTGACTTATTTTCTCTTGCTCCACCGCTTGTTTAAGAGTCTTAGCCACAACTTCTTGACCAACTAACTGGGAGAAGTTTTGACTTCTATATTTTCGATAAAGTGCTTGATACATTAAGATTTTTCCTCAAACATCGTAAAGTCCCATGTTGTCTTTTCAAGCAAAATAGCGACAAATTGTTCCAAATAATCTCGATCCATAGCATCGTAATCCTCAATCTCTGAAGAATCCAGATCCAGAACTCCAAGTAACTGACCATTCTTCATCATCGGCACCACAATTTCACTTTTAGCTAGACTATCACAAGAAATATAGTTGAGATAGGTCGTCACATCTCCAACAATAACAGTTTCCTGAAAGTGAGCTGCCTCACCACAAACACCCTTGCCTAGTGCAATACGGATGCAGGAAACACCTCCTTGGAAGGGACCTAAAACCAATTCCTTTCCATCGAACAAATAAAAGCCTGCAAATACGGTATTAGGAAAACGTGATTTTATAAGAGCACTGGCGTTGGAAAGATTAGCCAAAACATTGGTTTCGCCTTCCAATAGGAAGGACAATTCTTCATTTAACATTTGATAACGTGATTGTTTTTCTGATTTTAACATAGAACTATTATATCAAAAAAGGAGCAGAGACAAAAGAAAAATCCCTTGTTTAGTAAACAAAGGATTTTGTGAATTTTCAATTTGATTAAAGTTCGATATCACCAAACAAATCAGCCATTGAAAATCCTGTTTGTGTTTCTGGAAGTTCGAAATCACGCTTTTCTTGACGTCTTGGACGACGTGGACGAGCAGCACGTTTTTCTTCTTTTTGTCCTTCTTCTTGGGCTGGACGTTCTTCAAGAGCTTTAATAGAAAGTGACACGCGTTCTGCATCTGCGTTAACTTCAAGAACTTTAACTTGAACTTCTTGACCAACTTTAAGAGCTTCTTTTGGATTTTCAATCCGCTTGTGTGAAATTTGTGATACGTGAACAAGTCCATCGATACCTGGCAATACTTCAACAAATGCACCGAAGTCAGTCAAACGTTTAACTGTTCCTTCTACTACATCACCTTTAGCCAATTTTTGCTCAACGCCATCCCATGGTCCTGGTACTGTTGCTTTAAGTGAAAGTGATACACGTCCTTCTTCTTCGTTAAGATCAAGGATTTTCACTTCAATTTCTTCACCAACAGTTACAACTGATTTTGGTGATACGTTACGTTCATGTGACAATTCAGTCAAGTGAACCAATCCGTCAACACCACCAAGGTCGATGAAAGCGCCGAAGCTTGTGATACGAGCAACTTTACCAGTTACAACATCACCAACAGCCAATTTACCGAATACTTCAGCGCGAGCTGCTGCAGTAGCTGCTTCAACAACTTCACGACGTGAAAGGATGAAGCGGTTTTCTTTAGCGTTAACTTCTTTGATTTTAGTATCAAATTCTTGACCTACAAAACGCTCAGCGTTACGTACGAAACGAGTATCCAACATTGAAGCTGGGATAAATCCACGAACACCTTCAAATTCTACTGAAAGTCCACCTTTAACGGCACGCGTTCCTTTAACAGTAACAACTTCTTCTTCGCGACCAACAAGTTTGTCCCATGCTTTGCGAGCTTCAAGGCGTTTTTTAGATACAAGGTATGTAACTGTATCAGTATCTTTACCAACTACTTGACGAAGTACAAGAACATCCAATACTTCTCCTACTTTAACAAAGTCATTGATATCTGCATCACGATCGTTTGTCAATTCGCGAAGAGTCAAGACACCTTCAACACCAGTTCCAGAGATTGCAACGTTAGCTTGAGTCGCATCAACTGTCAATACTTCAGCACTAACAACATCACCAGTCTCAACTTGACTAACGCTATTTAGCAAATCTTCAAATTCGTTCATCTAAAAAATCCTCCAACAATCAAGTTTTTCTTAAACTTGACATACTTATAATTTTTTTCCTAAGCACCCGCAAGGACATGTTCATATCATTCACGTCTTTCAATTATAAAAATAAAATACCCTAAGATATTTTGCTTTTTATCTTGATTATTACCTAAGAACTGGGGTAGCTGGATTCGAACCAACGCATGAGGGAGTCAAAGTCCCTTGCCTTACCGCTTGGCTATACCCCATTAATGAAATGGAGAGAGAGGGATTCGAACCCCCGAACCCGAAGGAGCGGATTTACAGTCCGCCGCGTTTAGCCTCTTCGCTATCTCTCCTACAATCAACATGGACTATTATATCATGAAAATTTCAAAAAAACAAGACTTATTTTGCTAAATTATAATTTTCAATCAAAATTTCCACAGCTTTTTCCAATTTTTTATAAAAACTATCGACATTCCCATTCTTTATAATGGCAAATTGTCCGTCTAATTCGGCAATTTCTCCGATAACTTTTTTACCGATAGTCAATGTATAACCTTCAAAACTGTCTTTACCAACATTAACTTTGGCATCCGCTACTTGAATTTCGATTTTTTTATCTTTCTTGCTCATTTCATACCTCTCTTCACTTTTTCTATTTTACAAGAAAATCCTAAAACTAGCAAGAAAAAACTCTATATCAGGCTTCTCTGATATAGAGTTTTATGTAAACAACCTCAATTGATTTAGCATAGTTAATAGTTAGTAAACAAGCATAATTGACTATCCTTTTTAGGTTATCAGTGAGTCTCACCGCCTACTAACTGCAAATCCTTATCTTTGTAGTCTACAATAGCTTCAATAGCTACCTCTATGCCTCT encodes:
- the pbp3 gene encoding D-alanyl-D-alanine carboxypeptidase PBP3 → MKKIFLTLLTVSLLGGVSTAVAQDFTIAAKHAIAVEANTGKILYEKDATQPVEIASITKLITVYLVYEALENGSITLSTPVDISDYPYQLTTNSEASNIPMEARNYTVEELLEATLVSSANSAAIALAEKIAGSEKDFVDMMRAKLLEWGIQDATVVNTTGLNNETLGDNIYPGSKKDEENKLSAYDVAIVARNLIKKYPQVLEITKKPSSTFAGMTITSTNYMLEGMPAYRGGFDGLKTGTTDKAGESFVGTTVEKGMRVITVVLNADHQDNNPYARFTATSSLMDYISSTFTLRKIVQQGDAYQDSKAPVQDGKEDTVTAVAPEDIYLIERVGNQSSQSVQFTPDSKAIPAPLEAGTVVGHLTYEDKDLIGQGYITTERPSFEMVADKKIEKAFFLKVWWNQFVRFVNEKL
- the dnaX gene encoding DNA polymerase III subunit gamma/tau; translation: MYQALYRKYRSQNFSQLVGQEVVAKTLKQAVEQEKISHAYLFSGPRGTGKTSVAKIFAKAMNCPNQVGGEPCNNCYICQAVTDGSLEDVIEMDAASNNGVDEIREIRDKSTYAPSLARYKVYIIDEVHMLSTGAFNALLKTLEEPTQNVVFILATTELHKIPATILSRVQRFEFKSIKTQDIKEHIHYILEKENISSEPEAVEIIARRAEGGMRDALSILDQALSLTQGNELTTAISEEITGTISLSALDDYVAALSQQDVPKALSCLNLLFDNGKSMTRFVTDLLHYLRDLLIVQTGGENTHHSSVFVENLALPQKNLFEMIRLATVNLADIKSSLQPKIYAEMMTVRLAEIKPEPALSGAVENEIATLRQEVARLKQELSNAGAVPKQVAPAPSRPATGKTVYRVDRNKVQSILQEAVENPDLARQNLIRLQNAWGEVIESLGGPDKALLVGSQPVAANEHHAILAFESNFNAGQTMKRDNLNTMFGNILSQAAGFSPEILAISMEEWKEVRAAFSAKAKSSQTEKEVEESLIPEGFEFLADKVKVEED
- the sufB gene encoding Fe-S cluster assembly protein SufB — protein: MAEERVEPKPIDLGEYKFGFHDDVEPVLSTGKGLNEGVIRELSAAKGEPEWMLEFRLKSYETFKKMPMQTWGADLSEIDFDDLIYYQKPSDKPARSWDDVPEKIKETFERIGIPEAERAYLAGASAQYESEVVYHNMKEEFQKLGIIFTDTDSALKEYPDLFKQYFAKLVPPTDNKLAALNSAVWSGGTFIYVPKGVKVDIPLQTYFRINNENIGQFERTLIIVDEGASVHYVEGCTAPTYSSNSLHAAIVEIFALDGAYMRYTTIQNWSDNVYNLVTKRAKAQKDATVEWIDGNLGAKTTMKYPSVYLDGEGARGTMLSIAFANAGQHQDTGAKMIHNAPHTSSSIVSKSIAKGGGKVDYRGQVTFNKNSKKSVSHIECDTIIMDDLSASDTIPFNEIHNSQVALEHEAKVSKISEEQLYYLMSRGLSESEATEMIVMGFVEPFTKELPMEYAVELNRLISYEMEGSVG
- a CDS encoding DUF3272 domain-containing protein, coding for MNKQQFIIMALFTAAETYFFNEAWMTGRYIMAAFWAILLFRNFRVSYVMGKIVDVIDQHFNRKD
- a CDS encoding cysteine desulfurase, with protein sequence MLDVEAIRKDFPILDQIVNDEPLVYLDNAATTQKPLVVLKAINSYYEQDNANVHRGVHTLAERATASYEAARETIRKFINAGSTKEVLFTRGTTTSLNWVARFAEEILTEGDQVLISVMEHHSNIIPWQEACRKTGAELVYVYLKDGALDMEDLRAKLTDKVKFVSLAHASNVLGVVNPIKEITQLAHQVGAIMVVDGAQSTPHMKIDVQDLDLDFFAFSAHKMAGPTGIGVLYGKEKYLEQMSPVEFGGEMIDFVYEQSASWKELPWKFEAGTPNMAGAIGLATAVDYLEKIGMDAIEAHEQELIAYVYPKLQAIEGLTIYGSQDLAQRSGVIAFNLGDLHPHDLATALDYEGVAVRAGHHCAQPLLQYLEVPATARASFYIYNTKADCDKLVDALQKTKEFFNGTF
- the sufU gene encoding Fe-S cluster assembly sulfur transfer protein SufU; its protein translation is MALSKLDSLYMAVVADHSKNPHHQGKLEDAEQISLNNPTCGDVINLSVKFDAEDRLEDIAFLNSGCTISTASASMMTDAVLGKTKQEILELATIFSEMVQGQKDERQDQLGDAAFLSGVAKFPQRIKCATLAWNALKKTIENQEKQ
- the sufC gene encoding Fe-S cluster assembly ATPase SufC, with the protein product MSVIEIKDLHVEIEGKEILKGVNLTLKTGEIAAIMGPNGTGKSTLSAAIMGNPNYEVTKGEVLFDGVNILELEVDERARMGLFLAMQYPSEIPGITNAEFLRAAMNAGKEDDEKISVREFITKLDEKMELLNMKEEMAERYLNEGFSGGEKKRNEILQLLMLEPTFALLDEIDSGLDIDALKVVSKGVNAMRGEGFGAMIITHYQRLLNYITPDVVHVMMEGRVVLSGGPELAARLEREGYAKLAEELGYDYKEEL
- the cozE gene encoding cell elongation protein CozE, with amino-acid sequence MFRRNKLFFWTTEILLLTIIFYLWRQMGSLINPFVSVLNTIMIPFLLGGFLYYLTNPIVTFLNKVCKLNRLLGILITLCTLVWGMVIGVVYLLPILINQLSSLIISSQTIYSRVQDLIIDLSNYPALQNLDVEATIQQLNLSYVDILQNILNSVSNSVGSVLSALISTVLILIMTPVFLVYFLLDGHKFLPMLERTILKRDRLHIAGLLKNLNATIARYISGVSIDAIIIGCLAYIGYSIIGLKYALVFAIFSGVANLIPYVGPSIGLIPMIIANIFTDPHRLLIAVIYMLVVQQVDGNILYPRIVGSVMKVHPITILVLLLLSSNIYGVVGMIVAVPTYSILKEISKFLSRLYENHKIMKERERELAK
- the sufD gene encoding Fe-S cluster assembly protein SufD, which codes for MTRENIKLFSEMHAEPSWLADLRQKAFDKIETLELPVIERVKFHRWNLGDGTITENEPSANVPYFTALDHHLKLVQVGTQTVFEQTPVELAEQGVVFTDFHSALEEIPELIEEFFMSSVKYDDDKLAAYHTAYFNSGAVLYIPDNVEITEPIEGIFYQDSDSNVPFNKHIMIIAGKNSKISYLERLESRGEGSDKVTANITVEVIARSGAQVKFAAIDRLGENVTAYISRRGKLGNDASIDWAIGVMNEGNVVADFDSDLIGNGSHADLKVVALSSGRQVQGIDTRVTNYGCNSIGNILQHGVILEKATLTFNGIGHIIKGAKGADAQQESRVLMLSDQARSDANPILLIDENDVTAGHAASIGQVDPEDMYYLMSRGLDKATAERLVVRGFLGSVIVEIPVKEVRDEMIATIEEKLSKR